In one window of Ruminococcus hominis DNA:
- a CDS encoding potassium channel family protein gives MKRLKLLWIILKRTKATQIILGFVLFLFANAAVIQLVEPNINRYGDALWYCYAVISTAGFGDFVTVTFIGKICSVLLTIYAIFVIAIVTGVVVNFYTQMVEMQRKETLIMFMDKLERLPELSKEELESISRKVREFR, from the coding sequence ATGAAAAGATTAAAATTATTATGGATAATTTTAAAACGAACGAAAGCTACACAAATAATCCTTGGCTTCGTTCTCTTCCTTTTTGCCAATGCTGCGGTTATCCAGTTGGTTGAACCAAATATTAACCGCTACGGAGATGCCCTCTGGTATTGCTATGCTGTAATCTCCACTGCCGGATTTGGCGATTTCGTTACCGTTACATTTATCGGAAAAATATGTTCCGTATTACTTACAATTTATGCTATTTTTGTAATTGCCATTGTCACCGGAGTGGTTGTCAATTTCTATACACAGATGGTAGAGATGCAAAGAAAAGAAACGCTCATTATGTTTATGGATAAACTAGAAAGACTTCCCGAACTCTCAAAAGAAGAGCTGGAAAGTATTTCTAGAAAAGTACGGGAATTCCGTTAG
- a CDS encoding NAD(P)/FAD-dependent oxidoreductase, which produces MERYDIAIIGTGPAGLSAAITATVRNKKVLLLGPANLSEKVQKAHLIQNYLGLPEISGEGLVKAYQRHLEAMNISVTDARVNAIYSMGSYFGIQASGEIYEADTVILATGVVTGKMLEGEKEFLGRGVSYCATCDAMLYRGKKVAVIGYSKREEAEAEFLAEVVDKLYYFPMYKNEPQLSENIEIVREVPKKIFGTDLVEGLQTNKGEWIVDGIFVLRESISPEQLLGGVELDGVHVKVNLKMETSISGCYACGDITGMPYQYIKAAGQGNVAALSAVEYLAKNKEKKVE; this is translated from the coding sequence ATGGAAAGATATGATATTGCAATTATCGGAACCGGACCGGCAGGATTATCTGCTGCAATTACAGCCACAGTCCGTAATAAAAAAGTGTTGCTGTTGGGACCGGCAAATCTGAGCGAAAAAGTACAGAAAGCACATTTGATACAGAATTATTTGGGCTTACCGGAAATAAGTGGAGAAGGGCTTGTTAAAGCCTATCAAAGGCATTTAGAAGCAATGAATATTTCCGTTACTGATGCAAGAGTAAATGCAATCTATAGCATGGGTTCTTATTTTGGAATCCAGGCATCGGGTGAAATCTATGAAGCAGATACAGTCATTCTGGCGACAGGTGTTGTGACAGGTAAGATGTTGGAAGGAGAAAAAGAATTTCTGGGGCGTGGCGTGAGTTATTGTGCTACGTGTGATGCAATGCTGTACAGAGGAAAAAAGGTTGCAGTAATCGGCTATAGTAAGAGAGAAGAAGCGGAGGCAGAATTTCTTGCAGAAGTTGTGGATAAGTTGTATTATTTCCCAATGTATAAGAACGAACCGCAGCTTTCTGAAAATATTGAAATTGTCAGGGAAGTGCCGAAGAAAATATTTGGTACAGATTTAGTAGAGGGCTTGCAGACAAATAAAGGAGAATGGATTGTAGACGGGATTTTCGTTTTACGTGAAAGCATTTCACCGGAGCAGCTGCTTGGCGGAGTAGAACTGGATGGGGTACATGTGAAAGTAAATTTGAAAATGGAAACAAGTATTTCCGGATGCTATGCGTGTGGAGATATAACAGGAATGCCATATCAGTATATTAAGGCGGCAGGTCAGGGAAATGTGGCAGCATTATCTGCGGTTGAATATTTGGCAAAAAATAAAGAAAAAAAGGTGGAATAG
- a CDS encoding HdeD family acid-resistance protein: MKENKTIKIITMITGILTVLLGFYAVVRPMRTFLAIGWILGMLLLVNGIELVVLSLSKEKKDIGACILGVLEGLGGIVLLFSGVQRFLTDIMATYLVGGSVLIYGIFQIVAGVKKFKDSKGKGILAIICGVLSIIVSIIAFTHPILTMFSVGYMIAFSVLMQGINMIVLAVNFGKASEE; the protein is encoded by the coding sequence ATGAAGGAGAATAAAACAATTAAAATTATCACAATGATCACGGGAATTCTGACAGTGCTGTTAGGTTTTTATGCGGTAGTTCGACCTATGAGGACATTTTTAGCAATCGGATGGATTCTTGGAATGCTTCTCTTAGTAAATGGTATTGAACTTGTGGTACTTTCATTGTCTAAAGAGAAGAAAGATATTGGAGCATGTATTCTTGGAGTTCTGGAAGGACTTGGCGGTATTGTTTTATTGTTTAGTGGCGTACAGAGATTCCTGACAGATATCATGGCAACCTATCTGGTTGGCGGAAGTGTACTGATTTATGGTATCTTCCAGATTGTAGCCGGAGTGAAGAAGTTTAAAGATTCTAAAGGAAAAGGAATTCTGGCGATTATCTGTGGTGTATTATCGATCATTGTAAGTATTATCGCTTTTACACATCCGATATTGACAATGTTCTCAGTTGGATATATGATTGCATTTTCTGTTTTAATGCAGGGAATCAATATGATTGTACTTGCTGTGAATTTTGGAAAAGCGAGTGAGGAATAA
- a CDS encoding HAD-IA family hydrolase: MKSYEVILFDLDGTITDSSEGITNSVKYMLKQYEIEENDMDKLCQFIGPPLVEPLQEMYGFSEDEAIKAVAQYRVYYKDKGIFENKVYEGFEDVLKVLKKKGKKVLVATSKPELFARRIMDYFHLTQYFDYVAGAGMDERNGSKAAVIEHAFEECNITDKSQVLMVGDRKYDVNGAKKMGVDSMGVLYGFGSREELEEAGATYIVDTVKDLEETFCEME; encoded by the coding sequence ATGAAATCATATGAAGTAATATTATTTGATCTGGATGGAACGATAACAGATTCGTCAGAGGGTATTACCAATTCTGTAAAATATATGTTGAAGCAGTATGAAATTGAGGAAAATGATATGGATAAACTGTGTCAGTTTATCGGTCCTCCGTTGGTAGAACCTCTGCAGGAAATGTATGGATTTTCGGAGGATGAAGCAATAAAAGCGGTAGCTCAGTACAGAGTGTATTATAAAGATAAAGGAATCTTTGAAAACAAGGTTTATGAAGGCTTTGAAGATGTGCTGAAGGTATTGAAGAAAAAAGGGAAAAAGGTACTTGTTGCAACTTCAAAACCGGAACTATTTGCAAGAAGAATAATGGACTATTTTCATCTTACACAATATTTTGATTATGTGGCAGGAGCAGGGATGGATGAACGCAATGGTTCCAAGGCGGCAGTAATCGAGCATGCATTTGAAGAATGCAATATCACAGATAAATCGCAGGTGCTCATGGTTGGAGACCGTAAGTATGATGTGAATGGTGCAAAGAAGATGGGTGTTGACAGTATGGGTGTTTTATATGGTTTTGGCTCGAGAGAAGAATTAGAAGAAGCAGGGGCAACGTATATTGTTGACACAGTGAAAGATTTGGAAGAAACATTTTGTGAAATGGAATAA
- a CDS encoding acyltransferase: MEKNYNLELIRIISFVSVIVIHVTNYYCRAYGEISQGEYIFSMILDVLARVSVPCFFMITGALLLGREEPLRKHLKRLWRFIIVLVVWSLIYIIWNDFYMKTPYDIRKILFEPAEAHLWYLYAMIPIYMVLPFFQVMCKHMNLRLEQAFLGVITLAVIFNYLSSLGNQEAYYDLPLIGDRVYMYYVFIGYYIYKYRKHVIRDQRIPAITFVVCMLINIGLTWIGTIKQGVHCERFMEYGNPILVLAAAMFFMYIIRLKKSEFSPGPKAKKIMDTFSGCSFGIYLIHILFLDNYKKYMEAADASAWIVVPGLTLAIIALSFGCVWLMKKTFGDGVKWLF, from the coding sequence ATGGAAAAAAATTATAATCTGGAGCTGATTCGGATCATTTCGTTTGTCTCCGTTATAGTGATCCATGTGACAAACTATTACTGTCGTGCATATGGCGAGATTAGTCAGGGAGAATATATATTTTCTATGATTTTAGATGTTCTGGCAAGAGTAAGCGTTCCGTGTTTTTTTATGATTACAGGTGCACTCCTTTTAGGGAGAGAAGAACCTCTGAGAAAACATTTAAAACGATTATGGCGCTTTATAATTGTGCTTGTCGTGTGGAGTCTGATTTATATTATCTGGAATGATTTTTATATGAAGACGCCGTATGATATACGCAAGATATTATTCGAACCGGCGGAAGCACATCTTTGGTATTTATATGCAATGATTCCGATTTATATGGTTCTTCCGTTTTTTCAGGTAATGTGTAAGCACATGAATTTGAGATTGGAACAGGCATTTCTTGGTGTGATCACCTTAGCAGTCATTTTTAATTATCTATCTTCTTTGGGGAATCAAGAAGCATATTATGATCTGCCATTGATCGGGGATCGAGTTTACATGTATTACGTGTTTATCGGATATTATATTTATAAATATAGAAAACATGTAATTCGAGATCAACGAATACCGGCGATAACATTTGTTGTATGCATGCTGATAAACATAGGATTAACATGGATTGGGACAATAAAACAAGGTGTTCATTGTGAACGATTTATGGAGTATGGAAACCCAATACTTGTATTGGCAGCCGCAATGTTCTTTATGTATATTATTCGGTTAAAGAAAAGCGAATTTTCTCCCGGACCAAAGGCAAAAAAAATCATGGATACATTTTCGGGATGTTCGTTTGGCATTTATCTGATACATATTCTATTTTTGGATAATTATAAAAAGTATATGGAGGCGGCAGATGCATCAGCATGGATTGTAGTTCCGGGGCTGACATTGGCAATCATTGCCCTTTCTTTTGGCTGTGTATGGCTGATGAAAAAGACCTTTGGGGACGGGGTTAAGTGGCTTTTTTAG
- a CDS encoding chloride channel protein: protein MKNTKVRNQLELWLFCAIIGAFAGGLVWALLKVLAVGTEVIWEWIPGRFSIPFYTIVVCTIGAAIIGLFRKKYGDYPEEMETVMGKVKKEKHYEYKNMLVMIIAALLPLLIGSSIGPEAGLTGIIVGLCYWAGDNLKFAKQHAKEYSQVGVAASLSVLFHAPLFGIFEVEESESEEAILEMSGTSKVFIYGIALAAATGVYAGLSALFGAGLSGFPAFSVVEVGRIDYLLMIIYIICGCILAVFYEKTHQLMQTATKKIPAVLRETLAGLILGVCGTLIPAVMFSGEEQMGILMEEYMNYLPLALIGVAFLKILLTNLCIQSGLKGGHFFPIIFAGVCMGYGIAMLLCGNVESHMVFATAIVTAALLGGTMKKPLAVTMLLFLCYPVKWFVWIFVAAAAGSKGVSILEGK, encoded by the coding sequence ATGAAGAATACAAAGGTGAGAAATCAATTAGAGCTTTGGTTGTTTTGTGCAATTATCGGCGCATTTGCCGGCGGACTGGTGTGGGCACTTTTAAAAGTTCTGGCAGTTGGAACGGAAGTGATATGGGAATGGATTCCGGGCAGGTTTTCAATTCCGTTTTATACGATTGTTGTGTGTACGATAGGAGCGGCAATTATCGGGCTTTTCCGTAAAAAATACGGGGACTACCCGGAAGAAATGGAAACCGTAATGGGTAAGGTGAAAAAAGAAAAGCATTATGAATATAAAAATATGCTGGTTATGATAATCGCAGCATTGCTTCCACTTTTGATAGGAAGTAGTATCGGTCCGGAAGCCGGGCTTACAGGGATTATCGTCGGTCTGTGCTATTGGGCGGGAGACAATCTGAAGTTTGCGAAGCAGCATGCAAAGGAGTATTCTCAGGTCGGAGTTGCAGCGTCTTTGAGTGTATTATTCCATGCACCGCTGTTCGGAATTTTCGAGGTAGAAGAGAGCGAGTCGGAGGAAGCAATATTAGAAATGTCAGGTACTTCGAAAGTATTTATTTATGGTATCGCACTGGCAGCGGCAACAGGAGTTTATGCCGGTTTATCAGCACTGTTTGGAGCGGGCCTTTCTGGTTTCCCGGCTTTTTCAGTGGTTGAAGTTGGAAGAATCGACTATCTATTGATGATTATATATATCATTTGCGGTTGTATTTTGGCAGTATTTTATGAAAAGACACATCAGCTTATGCAAACAGCAACGAAAAAAATACCTGCAGTCTTAAGGGAAACATTAGCAGGTTTAATTCTTGGTGTATGCGGTACGTTGATTCCGGCAGTGATGTTTTCGGGTGAAGAACAGATGGGCATACTTATGGAAGAGTATATGAATTATCTCCCGCTTGCATTGATCGGAGTTGCATTTTTGAAAATTCTGCTTACAAATCTTTGTATACAGTCAGGATTAAAAGGAGGACATTTCTTCCCAATCATTTTTGCAGGAGTATGCATGGGATATGGTATTGCAATGCTGCTCTGTGGAAATGTCGAGAGTCATATGGTGTTTGCGACAGCAATTGTTACGGCAGCATTGCTCGGTGGAACGATGAAAAAACCATTGGCAGTTACGATGCTTTTGTTTTTGTGTTATCCGGTGAAATGGTTCGTCTGGATATTCGTGGCGGCAGCCGCGGGTAGTAAGGGCGTATCCATTTTAGAAGGAAAATAG
- a CDS encoding sodium:solute symporter family protein, translated as MQSNIIVTSVVVVYLLVMLLIGYLSSKKIESNTDFVVAGRRLGPFLMAGTLAATEIGGGSSLGVVQQGMESHGLSAAWYIITMGFAFVILTFLAPKFRAAMVKTVPEYFRRRYGKPSGIITSLIMFVPLIGLTAGQFIASSVILSTMLNMNYKTAVLIVGIVVTIYAIMGGLWSVTLTDFVQVFLIVVGMIIALPFGMNLAGGWNNVVSNVPAETFDIFKGYNVMDVISLTIMYVATFTVGQEAVSRYYAARDGKAARQGSILAAIVNFIYAFVPTLMGIIVLALINMGKFNAADFQDVGARYALPVLAMEAMPALICGLLFAGIISATMSSADSDLLGAGAIFANDIYKIVIKPEASDKEVMIVTRVTMAAVGVAATLIALFNTSSIVSILMFAFTLRAAGAFFPYVLGHYWKGASPAGTIASLIAGTIVVVYLEHISGGNLFGLHFNQPIVPGLVAALIAFLIFSLVMPPKEKTTELPAEE; from the coding sequence ATGCAGTCAAACATTATTGTAACCAGCGTTGTTGTTGTATACCTTCTGGTAATGTTGTTGATTGGTTATTTATCATCCAAGAAAATTGAATCCAACACAGACTTTGTTGTTGCCGGAAGACGTTTAGGACCATTTCTTATGGCCGGTACTCTCGCCGCAACAGAAATCGGAGGCGGAAGCTCTCTCGGTGTTGTTCAGCAGGGTATGGAAAGCCATGGCTTAAGTGCTGCATGGTACATCATCACTATGGGATTTGCCTTTGTTATTTTAACATTCCTGGCACCAAAATTCCGCGCTGCCATGGTTAAAACTGTTCCTGAGTATTTCCGTCGCCGTTATGGAAAGCCATCTGGAATCATTACTTCATTAATTATGTTTGTACCATTAATCGGACTGACAGCCGGACAGTTTATTGCTTCTTCTGTTATCTTATCTACAATGCTGAACATGAACTACAAGACAGCTGTTCTGATCGTAGGTATTGTTGTAACAATTTATGCCATCATGGGTGGTCTCTGGAGCGTAACTCTTACAGACTTCGTTCAGGTATTTCTGATCGTAGTTGGTATGATCATCGCATTGCCATTCGGCATGAATCTTGCCGGTGGCTGGAATAACGTTGTATCAAATGTTCCGGCTGAAACATTTGATATCTTTAAAGGATATAATGTAATGGACGTTATCAGCTTAACAATTATGTACGTTGCTACATTTACTGTTGGGCAGGAAGCTGTATCCAGATACTATGCCGCAAGAGATGGTAAAGCTGCAAGACAGGGTTCTATCCTTGCAGCGATCGTAAACTTTATTTACGCATTTGTTCCTACTCTTATGGGAATCATCGTTCTTGCTTTGATTAACATGGGTAAATTTAATGCTGCTGACTTCCAGGATGTCGGTGCTCGTTACGCACTTCCTGTATTAGCTATGGAAGCTATGCCAGCTCTTATCTGCGGTTTATTATTTGCAGGTATCATCTCTGCTACAATGTCAAGTGCTGACTCAGACCTTCTTGGTGCCGGTGCTATTTTTGCAAATGATATTTACAAAATTGTAATCAAACCTGAGGCTTCCGACAAAGAGGTTATGATTGTTACTCGTGTTACAATGGCAGCTGTTGGTGTTGCTGCTACATTGATCGCACTCTTTAATACATCAAGCATCGTATCTATCTTGATGTTTGCATTTACTCTACGTGCCGCTGGTGCTTTCTTCCCATATGTTCTCGGACATTATTGGAAGGGTGCTTCTCCGGCCGGTACTATCGCATCATTAATTGCAGGTACAATCGTAGTTGTTTACCTTGAGCATATTTCTGGTGGAAACTTGTTCGGTCTTCACTTCAACCAGCCAATCGTACCTGGCTTAGTTGCTGCATTGATCGCATTTTTAATTTTCTCACTGGTTATGCCACCAAAAGAGAAAACAACAGAACTTCCTGCAGAAGAATAA
- a CDS encoding LytTR family transcriptional regulator DNA-binding domain-containing protein has protein sequence MRYNVPLYFERKNIKSSDIFYLTRQNPHTIITLSSGESITTTIPIKELMLYLPEEDFLNISKGVVLRKNQIVHISDEGLYTMTDGTVFQGRKRNLSQHKQIRKELGLNAQNYSDVSEDSSLQLFDNCSFLNDMPLAFCIIELVFDANGHGVDFVFRYCNDEMAVVEGVPVSEMLNRSFYEVFENGDKKWLVTYADVALNGNKHILQDYSPEIDKTLTIYCFQPAPGYCACVLIPS, from the coding sequence ATGCGTTATAATGTTCCACTATATTTCGAACGAAAGAATATCAAAAGTTCAGATATTTTTTACCTTACCAGACAGAATCCTCACACAATCATTACGCTTTCCTCAGGAGAAAGCATTACGACTACAATCCCGATAAAAGAACTTATGCTCTACTTGCCGGAAGAAGATTTTCTAAATATCTCAAAGGGCGTTGTTCTTCGAAAAAATCAAATTGTTCATATATCCGACGAAGGACTTTATACAATGACTGATGGTACTGTCTTTCAGGGTAGAAAACGTAATCTGAGTCAGCACAAACAAATCCGTAAGGAACTTGGTTTAAATGCGCAGAACTATTCGGATGTTTCAGAAGACAGCTCACTTCAATTATTTGATAACTGTAGCTTTCTCAATGATATGCCACTTGCTTTTTGTATTATTGAACTTGTATTTGATGCGAATGGACATGGTGTAGACTTTGTATTTCGTTACTGCAATGATGAAATGGCTGTTGTTGAAGGTGTTCCCGTTTCAGAAATGTTGAATCGTTCTTTTTATGAAGTCTTTGAAAACGGGGATAAAAAATGGCTTGTTACTTATGCTGATGTAGCATTAAACGGCAATAAACATATCCTGCAGGATTATAGTCCGGAAATCGACAAGACTCTGACCATCTACTGTTTTCAACCTGCTCCTGGATATTGTGCATGTGTCTTGATTCCATCTTAA
- a CDS encoding IS3 family transposase, whose protein sequence is MAIKFFYETKNWSINWMCKQLEISRSAYYKWLHREIPEQEAENMKLAELIKEYDECFNHILGYRRMTSWINHFNHTSYNPKRVHRIMKKLGIHSAIRRKKKNYTPSTPESVSENKLGRDFYADAPNKKWTTDVTEFKVPGTNKKLYLSAILDLYDRYPVAYVIGIRNDSRLVFKTFDKALAANPEARPLFHSDRGFQYTSKMFQKKLNEHEIEHSMSRVGHCIDNGPTEGFWGIIKTEMYQMYEITDETSLRFAISDYIKFYSEKRPQDRYHCKTPLEIRTEALSTGQPVEYLIPRNKRIEKYKEKWCA, encoded by the coding sequence ATGGCAATAAAGTTTTTTTATGAAACAAAGAACTGGAGTATTAATTGGATGTGTAAGCAACTTGAAATATCAAGATCTGCCTACTATAAATGGTTGCATCGCGAGATTCCTGAACAAGAAGCAGAAAATATGAAATTGGCAGAACTTATAAAGGAGTATGACGAATGCTTTAATCATATCTTAGGATATAGAAGAATGACTTCATGGATTAACCATTTCAACCATACAAGCTATAATCCTAAACGAGTACATAGAATCATGAAAAAGTTAGGAATTCATTCTGCAATTAGAAGGAAAAAGAAGAACTATACTCCCTCGACACCAGAATCTGTTTCAGAAAATAAGTTAGGCAGAGATTTTTATGCGGATGCTCCTAATAAAAAGTGGACTACGGATGTGACTGAATTTAAAGTTCCAGGTACAAACAAAAAATTGTATTTGAGCGCAATACTTGATTTATATGACAGATATCCGGTTGCATATGTAATTGGCATACGAAATGACAGTAGGCTTGTGTTTAAAACCTTTGATAAAGCACTGGCTGCCAATCCTGAAGCAAGACCACTCTTTCATAGCGATAGAGGATTCCAATACACTAGTAAAATGTTTCAAAAAAAGCTCAACGAACATGAAATAGAACATTCTATGTCACGTGTTGGGCATTGTATAGATAATGGTCCAACGGAAGGGTTTTGGGGGATTATAAAAACGGAAATGTATCAAATGTACGAGATAACAGATGAGACATCATTAAGATTTGCAATATCAGATTACATTAAATTTTATAGTGAGAAACGACCTCAGGATAGGTATCATTGTAAAACCCCACTAGAAATAAGAACGGAAGCCCTTTCCACCGGACAACCAGTTGAATATTTAATTCCACGTAACAAACGAATTGAGAAATATAAAGAAAAATGGTGTGCATAG
- a CDS encoding DUF4349 domain-containing protein — protein MKKKVEAFLMAVMLVMMTAGCGNSSKMAAEDRATVSSGAEMDSEYNWDTDEAADTGVTSENGLEAQVENGRKLIRTVSLSLETKKFDSVLTNLSTKTTELGGYIELSTVSGNSYAHHSTRYASYVIRIPSDKLNEFVEVVSELGNVTQKNESVEDVTLRYIDVESHKKALETEQERLLELLSKAENMEEILTIESKLSDIRYEIENYESQLKTMDNQIDYSTVSVYVDEVERVTETGEKGFFEEIKERFGNSLYVVARGIRGLIIGILGSLPILIVCGGVIAVVVIVVRKILKKRKVRKEDRTQNNEIEKQ, from the coding sequence ATGAAAAAGAAGGTGGAAGCATTTTTAATGGCAGTGATGCTGGTGATGATGACAGCCGGATGTGGCAATAGCTCAAAGATGGCCGCGGAAGATAGAGCAACTGTAAGTTCGGGTGCAGAAATGGATAGCGAATATAATTGGGATACGGATGAGGCAGCAGATACGGGCGTTACTTCAGAGAATGGGTTGGAAGCGCAAGTAGAAAATGGACGAAAATTGATTCGAACAGTTTCCCTATCTTTGGAGACAAAGAAATTTGATTCTGTTCTTACTAACCTAAGCACAAAGACTACAGAGTTGGGCGGTTATATTGAGCTGTCTACTGTTAGTGGGAATAGTTATGCACATCATTCTACTCGATACGCAAGTTATGTTATCCGGATTCCTTCGGATAAGTTAAATGAGTTTGTAGAAGTGGTCAGTGAACTGGGAAATGTGACGCAGAAAAATGAATCTGTGGAAGATGTAACACTTCGGTATATAGATGTGGAAAGTCATAAAAAGGCATTAGAAACCGAACAGGAGCGTTTATTAGAATTACTTTCTAAGGCGGAGAATATGGAAGAGATTCTAACTATTGAAAGTAAATTATCGGATATTCGTTATGAGATAGAGAACTACGAAAGTCAGCTCAAAACAATGGACAATCAGATTGATTATAGTACAGTGAGTGTGTATGTAGACGAAGTGGAACGTGTGACAGAGACTGGTGAGAAGGGATTTTTTGAAGAAATCAAAGAACGATTTGGAAATAGTTTATATGTAGTGGCGAGGGGAATCAGAGGACTGATAATTGGAATACTTGGTTCATTGCCAATTCTCATTGTATGTGGAGGTGTTATTGCGGTTGTTGTAATCGTAGTTAGAAAGATTTTAAAGAAAAGAAAAGTGAGAAAAGAAGATAGAACACAAAATAATGAGATAGAAAAGCAGTGA
- a CDS encoding serine dehydratase subunit alpha family protein encodes MDSILYENYLNILKQELVPALGCTEPIAIAYTAAKAYQVLGEFPDSVEMKLSGNIIKNVKGVTVPNSDGMKGIEVAAVLGIVGGNADKTLEVLSEVTEEDISRTRELINQNICTCSLVEGVDNLYITAKVIKGEHYASVTIEHQHTNITRIEKDGKVLLDNPYLSESETSVDKSKLTVKDILDFADQVHMEDIQPIIDRQIKLNSAIAQEGLDNNYGAQIGKTLMHVWGKSVITRACARAAAGSDARMGGCSMPVVINSGSGNQGITVSLPVIVYADEWEVSHEKLCRSLVVSNLIAIHQKYYIGSLSAYCGAVSAACGAGAGITYMYGGTYQQISLTIINTLGNIGGIVCDGAKPSCAAKIASSVDAALMAFQLSIRNKSFLPGEGIIKDDIEETIKSMGYIGRVGMRATDTEILNVMIDRADIDQEC; translated from the coding sequence ATGGACTCGATACTATATGAAAATTATTTAAACATTCTTAAACAGGAACTTGTGCCTGCGCTAGGATGTACGGAGCCGATAGCAATTGCCTATACAGCAGCAAAAGCATATCAGGTTCTTGGAGAATTTCCGGATTCTGTGGAGATGAAACTAAGTGGAAATATTATTAAAAATGTAAAAGGTGTTACGGTTCCGAATTCCGATGGGATGAAAGGAATTGAGGTTGCGGCAGTGCTTGGTATTGTAGGTGGAAATGCAGATAAAACACTTGAGGTTTTGAGTGAGGTTACGGAGGAAGATATTTCCAGAACTCGTGAGTTGATCAACCAGAACATCTGTACATGCTCATTGGTTGAAGGTGTTGACAATCTGTATATTACAGCTAAGGTGATAAAGGGAGAGCATTATGCGTCCGTAACAATTGAGCATCAGCATACCAATATTACCAGAATTGAAAAGGATGGAAAGGTGCTCCTGGATAATCCTTATTTATCAGAAAGTGAGACGAGTGTAGATAAATCGAAGCTTACAGTTAAGGATATTTTAGATTTTGCAGACCAGGTTCATATGGAAGATATTCAGCCAATCATTGATCGTCAGATTAAATTAAATTCTGCAATAGCACAGGAAGGTCTTGATAATAACTATGGTGCACAGATTGGAAAAACGTTGATGCATGTATGGGGAAAAAGTGTTATTACGAGAGCTTGTGCCAGGGCAGCAGCCGGAAGTGATGCACGTATGGGTGGCTGTTCTATGCCGGTTGTGATTAATTCCGGAAGCGGTAATCAAGGAATAACGGTGTCTCTTCCGGTTATCGTATATGCGGATGAGTGGGAAGTATCTCACGAGAAGCTTTGTCGTTCCTTAGTTGTCAGCAATCTGATTGCAATTCATCAGAAATACTATATAGGAAGTCTTTCAGCATACTGTGGTGCAGTCAGTGCAGCATGTGGTGCGGGAGCAGGTATCACATATATGTATGGCGGTACATACCAACAGATTTCATTGACTATTATCAATACACTTGGAAATATTGGAGGAATCGTTTGTGATGGGGCAAAGCCATCCTGTGCCGCGAAGATAGCATCTTCCGTCGATGCCGCACTCATGGCTTTTCAGCTTAGTATCCGGAACAAAAGCTTTCTTCCGGGAGAAGGTATTATTAAAGATGATATCGAGGAGACGATTAAGAGTATGGGATATATCGGGCGAGTTGGTATGCGTGCCACAGACACGGAAATTTTAAATGTTATGATAGATCGTGCTGATATCGATCAGGAATGTTAA